The window GAGTGACGGCCGTCCTGCTGAACGTCTGTTCTCTGCGTCTTGTTTCAGAGGCCACAGATCCAAAATGGGAGGAAAGCTCAGCAAAAAGAAGAAGGGATACAACGTAAACGATGACAAGGCCAAAGACAAGGACGCCAAGGCAGAGGGGGCCTCTGCCGAGGAGAGCGAAGCGCCGAAAGACAACAAAGACGAGGCCGCGGCGGCGCCCTCCGACGCCAAGGAGGTAGCCAACGACACGGCGGCCAAAGAGGCGCCGGCCGCAGACGCCGCGGCGcccaaggaggaggagaagaacgcCGCCAAGGAGCCCGAGAAACCCGCCGCCAACGCCGAGCCGAAAGCAGAGGCGCCCAAGAGCGCCGAGCCCGCCAAGGCCGAGGAGAAACCAGCAGCCCCCGCCCCGGCGAAGGAATCAGCCCCCGCCGCCAAGGAGCCCGAGGCCAAAGCGGCGGCGCCCGCTCCGGCGGCCGAGAGCAAAGATGAGGCCGACGGCAAAAAGACTGAGGCCCCCGCGGCACCAGCAGCCAAAGCCGAGGCCTCCGCCGCCCCCAAGCCCAAGGAGGCGGCGCCGGCAAAGGAGGCCGCCGCCCCTAATTCAACACCAGCCGCCGAGCCTCCCGCCAAGGAGGCGAACGCCACCGAGGCGCCGAGCAAGGATCAAACCGTAGCAGTTCAAGAGTGACGGACAGCTTCTGAAGTACCGAACTCGACGccgatgaaaacaacaaaaaaatgaaattaactaCCCCcatattatgatgatgatgatgatgatgtaatgTTGATGGAGGAAGACTGGAGCAACCAGTcatcattatgttttattttctctgctgtAGTATTTGAACTTTGATACGAGTCTGTCGGCCGCCTCTCCATCCCTCATCATCACGCTCCTCTTCATCGGCAACACGCCTCCACTCACCTGCAGCTCCACAGGGGGGTACCAGCTGGACCTGGTCCAGGGTGGTTCCTTCACAGACGGCTTTGTGTGAAACACCGCGATGGGACTCCGAGCTTCCTCAGACATTCAGGAGGTCGAACTAAGCAGAACTTTGCAGCGCAAAACACATTCTTAGGCGTATAAAACAGTCGTAGGAATTTTTTCAGATAAACTTCTAGATTTTGTACTGAAACACACAGTTATATTGTGAACTAAGAAGTTTTTTAACATTTGTAAAACACTTATAAAATGTGCAAAGCCTCGCTGAAAAGATCCCCTACGTGTTCTCAGAAAGTCTCGGTTGctacaaaacaaatgtgatgACAAATTAGAACAGATGTTTGACATAAGACCCTCGGTTGGTTTGACCTCAGATCACTGGGAGAACGTCGGCCGTCGAAGCTGTTTCCCGCGATCGTCTTCTCGAGTCCTTCACTTAGTGAAGAGAAGCACAAAATAAGAGGAACCCGCCGCTCCCCAGAACACCGACCAGTAGATTAAACCAGTCCAGCTCGATCTGCTTCTGGTCCACGTTCCCATGGCAACCGCACACCACGCTGTCATGGTGGGATGGAAGAGTCTCGCACATGAAACGGGAGCTTCTCATTTTGTCCTCGTCCGCTCAAACATCCCTTTCATCCTCATACGTGCATGACATGTGTACATAGATGCAGCGGTGGAAGGAGAAAGGTGTCCACATATTCCACCCacaataaccctaaccctaacccctgacccctaaccctaacccccaacCCTCACTCCTCATATTCACTTTAAGGCTGCTGATAGTGAAGCAGTTTACTATCAGAAGTCAGATGACTAGAGTGAAATAACATGCAGGTGTAACAGCCCCTCGGTGCTTGACTTCATGCCCTCTCCTTGTTTCCACCCTTGCATATATGGAGATTCATCATGTCCGTACATATTCATTCATCTCAGACATCCAAGTGACAGCGGCGTTTTCCTCGCAGCACCGTAGCAGAAACCAACCCTGGAGGGGCGTCCGTGTCCTTGGGTTCCTCCCCGCTCTTGACTCAGTGGTTTGCATGTCCGTGGTTGGTCCCGTCTCTTTGGtcaagtggagaaaaaaaagcatctttcTCAGTCTGCATCCGTGGCAACTACAGTTGGTATTTCCATCCCATGTGTCACCACTGCTACTCCCCCCACGCCCATCAACAACCAACAGAAACATCAAATGGAAATTGATGCATTCAAAGTTATATGTACTTGTATAAATGGTGCAACAGTAATAAAATGTGAGAAATTGACTGAAACTCAAGGATTTTGTGTAAGTCGGCTTTTTTCGCGCACTCACGTGTTAAAGAAATAAACATTGATGGCAAAAACCAACGTGTTGATGAGGTCTGAATCCGTGACTTCCTCCACTTCTTGGTCCTGCATGCCGACGAGCAGACCCGTGGGCTTCTGGAGAAGCCTTCATGAAGATGTGGGCTTTCGTGGCTTTGTGTAAAGATTAACAACCATTTTCACCCAAAGAATCCTCGAATGAAAGAGTTCCTCAAAGATGTTGAAAGCACCAGTGTTCAAAGATCTCCCCAAAACGGAATGAGAT is drawn from Gasterosteus aculeatus chromosome 3, fGasAcu3.hap1.1, whole genome shotgun sequence and contains these coding sequences:
- the basp1 gene encoding brain acid soluble protein 1 homolog — encoded protein: MGGKLSKKKKGYNVNDDKAKDKDAKAEGASAEESEAPKDNKDEAAAAPSDAKEVANDTAAKEAPAADAAAPKEEEKNAAKEPEKPAANAEPKAEAPKSAEPAKAEEKPAAPAPAKESAPAAKEPEAKAAAPAPAAESKDEADGKKTEAPAAPAAKAEASAAPKPKEAAPAKEAAAPNSTPAAEPPAKEANATEAPSKDQTVAVQE